The genomic interval AGCTGTCTAAGCTCTTATGTTTCTGATAAAAAAATTCTttgttaaatgaaaacactacCGCAGATCCAGAAACTATTGCTTGGTAGGTTATACTGGATACATCTCACGGCTAAaaggttttgaaaaattttggttgattgaattctAGCTAATCTGATATCTATGTTAGGCCAAATAGTCACAGTTTTCCTAACAATTGTTAATGTGTGAATTTTACTTTGTACTAATAACAATAAGATTGATATATTTGTAAGTTTACAATAGGTATTATATCAAAATGAATAGTCTAAAATGCATAAAATCCCTTTGTACTGAAAACTAATTGCCCAATCCCCTTTAACTAAAACAATATTTATGagaaattttaatgaaaaatatccCTCTTAATCATGAGAAATTTTAATGGAGTAAGCCTTCAATCTCAAAAATACCCAATGCTAGAATGGTTGAACAAAATTCTCTTGCGTGGAaagatcattaaaaaaaataaaaaacttatgGATTAGTAAATCTTactgtcatttttattttaattatattttaaattcatataatcattttattttaatacttttaattgaaaagtatgtataatatgactaatttaataaaaaaaaaaaaaaaatagatgttaaaatatttttgaaagaagttgtccaaacaattgaaaaattataaaatctaGTTCTCAACTTTtttcactaataataaaaaaattaacaatagaaatagaaaatttaCAACTTAAACAAATGccttttcaagatttttttttttactatagagaaatgaaaatgaaaaataggaAATAGAAATGATACCAAAAAGACTAGTAGATGCTCAGGTTGATAAACGCATAAATTGCAAGTGTTGGAAAAAATAGACCCTATGCAGTTTCATGGTTCGGTCAAGCAAGCAAATAATTTCCCATGGCTGTCTCCCCACATAATGGTCCAGCTGCAATTGGGTTGTCACGACTACGATGGTGACAACTCTAACTGCAGGTGTTGTGCTACCTACGACTATGGCAAATCCCTTTGTTTTTTTTGGGGCAATGACCAAGTTGATGTCGTAGAACTATTGATCATGAATGAGCATACTTTTACCTTGGGGTGCTCCTCAATGGAATGGTGAAGTCCAAAACTATTTAAGACttgtttgataaaaaatcaagggtcTTTTAAGTGATGAATTTGTTATGTCAATTCTCATTAAAAGTGTAAGGATAAGGATAGTAAAAATCGTAGAAATCATtgaaggagagagaaaaaaaaaaggtgaaaataCTTAAATTAGGAGAGGTAAGAAGAGAAACAGAGAAAAGAGACTAAGGGAAGAAAGAAGTGAGGGAGAAAGAGGTGAAGAGATAAGAGAGATAAAAGATATTGGGGTCTGTTTAGTGTTGAGTTATTGTATTATGTTTGTTTAGTTGAGTTAGGTATCTTTACTAGATGTGTTGTACACCTATTTATACCCCTTTGAAGTCAAACTTACATCAATTCTAAGATTTCAAATTATAAATTCAAGTCATAAATcttaattgtaaattcaatttatttttaaatattcaaaatatatttgtAAATTAGACTGTTTCTAAACATTAAAGATTCAATTGTTATAGTTGACAAATATTTTATTGTAGTTGAAATGCAtatttgctccttatttgtcttATCGCTTGATTACTAAATGATTTCCCAGATGATTAGGCAACCATCGTTGCCTGATGACTGTGCGACTTCTATCGCTTGAGTAGTTACTTGTGCTTCCTTGGTTGCCTTGGTGATTTTTGCCATACTTTTTTCCTAGGCATTTCTCATTTACTCACTAGGATGACTAGACGCCACATGATTTGCCTTGCCTAAGCAAGTGCCGTATTTTTTGCCTCCATCTCTATTTATAATTTTCAAGTGACTACCTTGGTTAGACGATCACCATCACATTCTAAGGGGGTGCACAAATATGACACAAACAATGTCCCCATAGCTGTTCCATTTAGTTGCTTTTAACACTTATAAATGAGTagttgtaatttttttattttcagccTAAAGTGTGTTTTTATTTTCTTAGGAtgaacaattttattttattttatttttttatttttttagtaaaagaTGGTGACACCTccatatatttattaatataccctcacttttggcggaggaataccatggttacaagttaaaacaaaccaaTCAAACTATGACAACCAAACTTAAACATAACTAATAAAGGagataaaaaacataaaaacaaccaaacataaaaaacaaatacaccaaacgaaactctagagttgaactaacgacgaatggCAACGAGACCCCACTTATCCATCTGAATGATatctttcagataacgtggtaaaATTTGTTATTCTTTGTAAATTagattgtttctcatttctcattctttagtaagaaaatcagccgcactattgccttccctatattgatgcatcacaatgacattcactccttctaaatGATGACTATGACTGACCAAACCTAAACATAACTAATAAAGGagataaaaaacataaaaacaaccaaacataaaaaaaaaaaaaatacaccaaacgaaactctagagttgaattAACGACGAACGGCAACGAGAACCCATCTATCCATctgaaggatacctttcagataacgtggtagaaggtgttgttcttcataAATTagattgtttcccatttctccttctttaacaagaaaattagccgcactattgtcttctctatattgatgcatcataatgacattcactccttcttgATTGGTCAATTACTTGTAAATGATGCTCCCAAGCTTGTTACAGTATATTTTGTTGCCTTTTTGAGTTCGATTCctaattttaattatgacaaatcataagttacttatgtgtgtatctaaTGATTGAACATATTATAATTCAACAAACACATAAAGAGATTGAGAATGGAAGCCAAAGACACATAAAGCTTATATAATCAggcattttccatgaaaattaaagagtaaagaagataaagaagacatttgtttttaatttgtattacatttaaatttggtctataataactccctctcatgcatgataggtttatgctcaAAGGTCATAGTTTGATCATAGGGAAAATCAAAAGATCATAGACAGGTCGACCGACcttgggtttttaggcttaattaaaaagccttaGTCAACCAATACCCTTTAACCAAATTGCCGCAAGTTTATTCACACAGGGTTGACAAAACACAGGGGCTAAAtaagacttaaatgcacatttttaaatagcctcgggcgactgaaccttggcattataaatgccttggtcaaTCGAATCAACCtaaagtcaaactgttgactatgacttgggcgaccgaactgatTTTGAACGTATTTCCCACTATTGACCAACCAAGAAATTGAGACTTCTCCACTTGCCCCGGGCGACCGTTCCTTTAGGTCAAAAtgaccacggtcgaccgaacttcaaagTTCGACAGACCGAACCATTCACCAGGCGATCGAAACCACGAAACCTTGAGGAAAATCGCCTAGTTAAGCCAACCAAACCCTTTTTTCAGCTGACTGAACAtgattttgagcctcaaattattGAGTCTATTCGAGCGACCGACCTTTGGCTTCAGGCGGCTGAAACTCTCGGGTAGCcagatttttaccgtggttaactaaggttaaaattaattaaactccattaatctttttccaaattGACCTCCATGTCCCTAACGGTAatattttttgtaaaatctatatatactctttcatttggagAAATTAGcaattaaattaagaaaaattctctctaaattttttgagCTTTTATTGCTTACATACTAAGATTTTTTCAAGCATATCTTCACACTCTCTTGTTTCTTCTTTGGAAAATCATCTTTGATAAGAGAACATTTATttcatcctcttcatttgcaaatccATTGCAAACTTGAAGAGTGATTATTCTTAATTCTTGTGGCCATATATATCCTTCTTTAGCTTATACTCTCTTATTcattattgttaaaattatttttagagagttagcttgagttgatccccgattatttcattgataaatattatcttgggataactctTTTTAGTTTGAgaatctttgcatctttgttgtaaCATCCAAAGGTTAGtttttgtgcttattgcaaaaaATTTTTTGAAGAAGCTAATCTTCACTATCTCCTAATTtcattgctaaaaatatttttgtggaggTAAAGATAGTTAAAGTATAAATCTTTGAAATACATTTTATTGACTTCcatttatttaattcaaagatTTATCTTTACATTATCTCTCATTTTACTTCATTGATATATTCTTTTGATCCTAATCTCTATTGTgcttaatattgaaaatatatctattgagatatttgattaggaTGTTAGAAGTCCTTTTGATTATTTGTTGATTATAATATCCTGAATCAAAGGTACTACTCTCACGTAGAgatgagcaaacggtcggtttgatgaaattcggttaattaaccgaattaatcaaaaaatttcggttaaccatTTTCATTAACTGAACTGACCGAATAAGAGATATTAACTGAATCTCGTCCGACTGAATTTaactaaaattatttaaaattaattattaaaaatagaatataattataaattttttgctCATTCTGCAGTTCATGAATAAAGATAGATATATAGTAGCTATTTAGAATGGCATTACCCAAGGAGAGATCGCTGAGGGATTTTAACAAAAACATAACAAGCAGGCATATTAAAATGACTCATGCTAATAAAATGGACATTCATTCAGTCATTTTAACAAACAAATCAAAAGGAACTACATCGAACTAATAATAGAGATTGGTTAACACATTTTAACAAACACATCACAACAGATGCATCAAACAGATACTAGTTAATCTAATAGTCATTCATTGAGACATTTTAACAAACATGACAAGGGACTATTCGAGGGGCTGTTCAAGTGTAGTTTATTGGATCATTGGAGACTCATTTCTAATGGTCACTCTGTTCATGTGTTCGCAATACACAATACTCACCcttaaaaaaaaaagcttttaGCTTTTGCTCCAAGATCTTGATCATtggagaaggaaaaaaaatggctATTTCTTAATAATTTTAGATGTTCATCGAAAACATGGTTTATACTTTATAGTCTAAAGCCTCGCTGCATAGGACAAATGCCTATCGAAGTACCTGAGTGAAAAGCCGTTGCAACGCGAAGAGCCGAAGAGGGATTCAGGACATGTGAAGCCACGAAGAGGGAGAACTGAGAAGGATTCGGGAATGGGGACTGCAGGCAAGCCAAAGGGAATGGAAGCGAGAACTGAAGAGGAAAACCGCTGAATTGAGAAGTGGAGATGGAGAAACCGAGAACTCGAGAAGGACCGAAGGAGAAGTCGAGACTCGAGAGTGGAGAGGACAGCGGCTGCGGAGTGAAGACCACTAAATAGTAAACCATAGTTAATTTATGCTTGAAATTTAAGTAAGTATTAAATCGCTTAACCggatttatattttttgttcaCCGAATCGAAAACCGATTCACTGAAATTTGGTGAACCCCAATCGAACCAACCAAGCTGGTTTTTTTAACCAAactgaaccgaccaatttcgaTCGGTTAAATCAGTTAATTtaggtttccccgaattatgctcacccctactctcacgtatttacatattcatatacacaacTTTGAGAGCTGATACATAACTTGACCAATCTCACCTTGAGCATAAATAattatcatctgtgagtgcattggttgtgttgtgcatatcgatacatatttgcttagtgtaagaagcatctgGTTGTACggaatattttatttgattatctattgtattcccggcAAGTGGTTGGAAGAGGGAACCTAGACATGTAAATAGTTCCGGACTTgctcagacccagttaggagagcaCTAGACCGGTTTAGACctgattaggagaactaggtgcaccatcctagtaaggtgttgtaaacggtgtcgctccacctgcaaGTGAACAACttaatttagtggaatcctcaggcttgcgagctaaaggtggAGACGTAAGCAGTATTGGACGAACCCCATTAACATATCGTGTGTACACTTTACTTTTCCTcaatttattttccgcacctATATGTTATTGTTTAATACTCTGATTATTTTACATATGCACTTTGAATGATTGTAAATTACTGAGAAtagtttatttgttttaatatctGCTCGTTAATTTATTTGTTGAATTATATTGGTATGTgtttagacaaaccctaggttgtgtattactgctgttAGCTTAGTtaaacttaggaagaaattttttagatatccaattcaccccctcttgggaatacaccaatttcaacataTTTGACTGATTAATGATGGTAAATAAAAGATGATCAACTAGATCTAGGTTGAGATAAGGGATGATCCTTGCTTAGCTTAAAATTTTTGTCAACGAGTTCACCAATCTATAGATCTAGCTTGATATCATCATCATTCTCAAGATTGCTTTGGCCCTTGTTGAGCTTTGAGTCCTTGACCGAAAATAAATTATAGAACTCTTCATGTTTGATTGAGTTAGAGTCTTCCTCATTATAGTTGATCAGTAAAGACTCTTCATAATTCTCAGGTTTGACCAAAAAAGAGATTTTGCATTCTTTATGTTCAGCTGAATTGAGATCTTCTTTCTCTTTAGTATGCTTGGACACTAAAGGGTCATGTTGTGGTGGTATTTGTCTCTTCATATTCTTCTATATATATAATCAACAAATATAACATTCTCATGATTTTCATGATTGATATTATCTATAAAAAATCCCATTGTGTCTTGTGTtattgtgattgaatgaaatAATCATAAGCGATGGTTCGACCAAAAGGAGTTTTGAGGTGAATGATGTTTGCCTTCCAGCATCTACCTACAAAAGAGCAAGTTGGTCGAATCCACCGTTGTAATTATAGTTGATGGTTTGACTATGTCCATAGAAGAACCATGGGCGAATGACAATAAAGGTTTTCATGGATGCTTTTGTCGTGAATCTTGAATTCTTAAACATATTGCTTCACATGTTCTACATCTAAGATCTCATCTCAGTTTGTAGATCACCTATGACTGTCTTCATTGCTGTTGTCACCTCGTGAGAATTGTGGGTGACCACTCAAACACTTTCTATGGCCAATTATTGACGAATCAACATCAAGTTAGTGTTGGTAAGTTTGATTGGCTTTAGTGACACAATGATCTTATCTTATACCTCTGGTAATTGACGACATAAAGGATCTTATGTGGTGccaaatattgcagaaatgatcatttattcattaggaaggggagaccaaatgactctcgattCTGGAGATCAATGAAGGCCATCATTCTAGAAGTTATGGAtattgttaaaattttggtgagaggtggaaactcttctttttggttcgataggtggCTTGCATCAGGCCTGTTATCTATGCACACataggatattttgaacaagaagcTGTGTATTAAAGATTGCTGGCTGAATAACAACTGGAACTCTAATTTATTACTAGAATTGGTTGGGGCCGATAGAACAATGGAAATTTTGCACAATGTGCCAGTTGGTAAAAGTGGTCAGGATATATTCATCTAGAAGCTTGCCCCTGACAGTAATTTATCTACAAAAATGgcatgggaggcagtgaggagcaaaagtgataattttgtgtggaatgaatGGTTTTGACATTCattattgcccagaagaatctcaatgtgtttattgGAAAGTATGCTTCGTATGCTTggcagtagatgatagaattcaggccaaaggaTTATCGATGGCTTCGGCATGTGATTGCTACGTGTAGAGAAGCTAGGAAAACAAGGTGGCTTCTGAGGTTTGGTGCtgggctagtgtggtgttggggattcctttccagtGGTTCCTTCTATGGTGACTcggaaaaataaaatgataaaagaaattagaaaaatggatttttggtcGGAAAAGGAGAAAACTAGAGACGGTTTTCTGAAGAAGTCAAAAAATCGGAGACGGTTTTGGGAAGTTATTGAGCTCTggtaaaggtaaaacggtaaatTTTGGAGCCGGTTAATAGAAAATCGGCGATGATTTTCTGGCCAATGCTGAAACTTATAAAGAACCGAGagctttatttttaaaaactaaatcaaattctttctctcctctctcaacTCACGAACCTCTCTTACTTTTCTCTACAAATTCCGCTCTGTTAAGCCTTGTttcaacgatcaggaaccaccacgaggttcctgagaagattctctacaacgttggcggagtagaatttcaatttggggttttggggcaccatctcaaagctgaggtaagggtgttatttgagtgttttgggttgattatttaattattgaaggtataagcttagatCTAAATGTATTTCTGAGGTTAAATTAAGAAATTGGGATTTTGTATAATTCAGGGTTGGTGTATACACGACAGGCAGGTTAGGTTTTCAATGGGTGTTTTTCCTTAGGGAcctaggtaaatgataaatagtttataattcaagaaatgtgagtaagAAACTATTCTGGGAAATTGTGTTGATTgatagggaaatatatatatatatatatatatatatatatatgtgtgtgtgtgtgtgtgtgtgtgtgtgtgtgtgtgtgtgtgtgtaattttaggattatggaattatgaacgtcgtgggcgtgagttagaatcagTAGGCGAGTTCaattagccaggtaagggaaatatgctatgctaggaattttaaaaattttatcagtaaatagtatttgtttattaagatacagggtataaattatacagttttatagatttcagaacatgagttttattaattgtgtggcatgagtagtattTGTTCAGTAcaatgtttatatagtttttcagaaaatcatgatatacaatatttttttatagaaaaatatacctcaccagattttacagaataatacaaacatatattttacagatagatattttacagtatgtaTAGAATACCATTATTTCCAGAATTTCAaatccataacactcagatattacagtttattcagtcagataatacaaatcagatattatagttatttcagtcagatattatagtatttttaaatcagatttacagtgttatgattattttggaatcatgatgaaacagtaagataattatatattagtattatattgtatcagaccctaatgaattattttagttagattaattaatttagttagattcggtcagcagagcacgataccgtagttatttcagatcaaagtgcaaccatgtatctcaaatagtgtgtgcaTTTCCGTCAACCGTGGCTTGGAGGGATTGTAGGCACCCTAGTATTCTGGGTAGAGGTGGTTGGTTTGATGAAAGAGAGGCCAGTACtaagcctttggagggattgtagtaaggccggactgaggattgatagagtatcaATCAActtatcctggttggccaaccagagttaagtcccgcctacaggtcgcacaaccctgtcatgaggggttaaatcatgacatacagtttttcaaGGTAGTTTccacaattatttatatatatacatatttacagaatAATGGCAGATATAGTATAATACTAGcaatatgattaaatagaaaactcagatattacagatgtattttaagccacataggtgtgaattacacaatattatattttacatgatatctcagttttgttatttatcagaaaataatttatataaactcagttgccacacacttgtaataacatatttcgtcttactaagtctcatcctagtaatttaacatttttcagatgatccagttagacgagcatatcaggctcaGAGATAGGGAGATTGGTTGCActgccctgtttgtagggtaagtgtttctAGGAGAAAAGCATATTTGGGTAGATCTCAGGAGTTTTGATAAATGATACTGGAGAGTTatatttttgtgtatgtatattgtggggagatactgaattctggtattgtgtatatggttgtacaattttatgttttttgctgcataGGTGTATTGCAGTagtcattacaggggtatcagagtaagatAATTTACAgtctatatttaaaaaaaaaaatggtatgaaattttaggtAGTTACACCTTCCCTAGAAAAACTGAATTACAaactggttccactatgctcgaaaataatctattaaatgtattttaatcGAATTGATTCCGTATTTGATTATGTGGTGCCTCAGGAATCAAAGATGCAAAGTGAGAATGGAAGGAGTATATTAAAGTTCAGATcaaatgtggagaagtgttcgatactgTGTTAGTTCTTTAGTTGAGAGcactaattcttttcaaaaattgaagatgtcggacattatgattttaaaagagtttcaaattaagcatcggGGAGTTTGCGTCAAGcctagaaaaattatttcgtgggttaaacctccagtatgGTGGATAAATATTAATTGTGATAGGAGCTGTAAGGGCAATCCGGGTATTTTAGGAGGTGAAAAAATTATTCGAGACTGCCATGATATGGTGAAAGCGACTTTTTCAAGCTactttggcaatggtacgaacaatagtgcGAAATTAAAAGAAATTCTGGAAGGAATTTGCTTATGCAGACGACttcattatttttaatttgattattgaaagtgactcgcaaattgttgttgattggcttTGCAAAGGAAGATGTAtcttgtggtatctttgagatttttgggaggacctcaTGGTGGAGCTATAAgtagtgaacttcatggtgatccatcaatatagggaagacaatagtgcgactgattttctcgttagagaaggagaaatgggacaCAATGTCATCTATGaaaaacaacatcttttaccacgttctctgaaaggtatctTTCAGATGGATAGGTTGTATCTCATTTCCTTTCGTTATTAGTTCAACTTATCGATTTTTGCTCTGGTGGGTTTACGTttgttttaatgtttttttttttaaattttatctaggtttgtttagatttgtttcttatttagcatTATTTGGATTTATTGTCCTGGTTTGGTTGGTTTTTGGTGTTGTTTCTGGGAGGGTTTTAATTTCATGATCTGTAATCTCTCAATGTTTGTCTTATAATCACAGTATTcatccgccaaaagtgagggcatatcaataaagattttattattattattattattattattattattattattattattattattataataaaaaaagcTCTTATCAAAAGTGTAAGGATAGTGCTAGTAAGAATTGTAGAAACCATAAAAGGAGGGAGAACAAAGGCAGGTGAAAAGGCTTAAATCAGAAGATATAAGGAGAGATAGAGAGGAAAAAGAATGAGAAGAAAGTGAGAGAGCAAGAGATAAGAAGGAAAAATGCACTGATGTCTGTTTATCATAGGGTTATTGCTTTATATTTGTTGAATTGAGTTGG from Malania oleifera isolate guangnan ecotype guangnan chromosome 9, ASM2987363v1, whole genome shotgun sequence carries:
- the LOC131163506 gene encoding uncharacterized protein LOC131163506 translates to MVYYLVVFTPQPLSSPLSSLDFSFGPSRVLGFSISTSQFSGFPLQFSLPFPLACLQSPFPNPSQFSLFVASHVLNPSSALRVATAFHSGNQKAYRQNMGPEEAC